The DNA window TCCGCCACCGGGCGGGCGAAGTGGTGGCCGAAGAGCGTGCCCCGGACGAAGTCGACCACGAGCGCCTGGACTTCCGCCCGGTGCTGCCGCAGCCCGTGCCCGTCCGAGTGGACCTCGAACCGGCACACGTCGCGGTTGGCCTTCTTCGCCCGCTGGGCGAGCCGGAAGGACAGGTCGGGGTCCGTGACCTCGTCGTTCGTGCCGTGCACGATCAGCACCCGCCGCCCCACGAGCTGCCGCACCGGATCCGGTTCGAGCAGCTCCCGGGGCTCCGGCAGCCACGGCGCGACCGCCAGCACCGCGGCCACCGCCGGGTGCCCCGCGGCCTGCAGCGCGGCCCGGCCGCCCATGTCGGTGCCGATGAGGCAGACGGGCACGTCGCCGTAGCGCCGCACCACCTCGTCCGCCGCCCAGCCGGCATCCCGCACCGGGTCGGCCGCCGAACCGTTCCACCCGCGCCGCCGGTAGTGGACGACGTGCGTGACCAGACCGTCCTCGGTGCACGCCCTGGCCAGCCGGCGGGCCAGCGGCCGCTGCGCAGCGAGGGTCAGCGCGGAGGGCCTGCCGGTGCCCTCGGCGCGGCCGCCGGGGAGCAGCAGGGCCACGCCGTGCACCGTGCGCCCGGCGC is part of the Streptomyces roseifaciens genome and encodes:
- a CDS encoding alpha/beta hydrolase family protein — encoded protein: MAQQALPQRDPEGTHGRPNAPRKSGDTARLGKPLGAGRTVHGVALLLPGGRAEGTGRPSALTLAAQRPLARRLARACTEDGLVTHVVHYRRRGWNGSAADPVRDAGWAADEVVRRYGDVPVCLIGTDMGGRAALQAAGHPAVAAVLAVAPWLPEPRELLEPDPVRQLVGRRVLIVHGTNDEVTDPDLSFRLAQRAKKANRDVCRFEVHSDGHGLRQHRAEVQALVVDFVRGTLFGHHFARPVADALAAPPPLGLRMPLASGFGASLGY